Proteins encoded together in one Psychrobacter sanguinis window:
- the mltG gene encoding endolytic transglycosylase MltG, with amino-acid sequence MSDSNPKNPSNNPNKPSATETENVQPTDVSLVCDDPSRHKKQPPKPTSKRSYQLMLVFGLMAAFVLAMGYQTLFGHSKQEAGDLVVKEGESYYGFLPQFQRDVPMFSASLAKLYIKSTVDTPLHAGTYEVPKNASFKQLMDAFKKGQKVDMVSIQIIEGKTAADLYKVIANSDGVVLEVLESNGKPKANFKQLLGIDAFTPEGQFSSNLEGWFTPDTYHYARGVTDKQILTDLYKRQQQALDEAWEKRDSDLPYKTPYDALIMASIIEKETSIASERELVSAVFVNRLNQGMRLQTDPTIIYGMGERYDGNIRRTDINEKTAYNTYQIDGLPPTPIALPSTASIEAAMHPANSDVMYFVATGNGGHKFTKTLAEHNQAVKEYLQVMRDKKNSQ; translated from the coding sequence ATGAGCGATTCTAATCCAAAAAATCCAAGCAATAATCCGAATAAACCGTCTGCTACTGAGACTGAAAATGTGCAACCCACAGATGTGTCTTTAGTCTGTGACGACCCTTCTCGTCATAAGAAACAGCCACCAAAACCCACCTCCAAACGTAGCTATCAGCTCATGTTGGTATTTGGATTAATGGCTGCTTTTGTATTGGCCATGGGTTATCAGACCTTGTTTGGACATTCTAAACAAGAGGCAGGCGACTTAGTGGTGAAAGAAGGGGAAAGCTATTACGGTTTCCTGCCCCAGTTTCAGCGTGATGTGCCGATGTTCTCGGCCAGTTTAGCCAAACTGTATATCAAATCTACCGTTGATACGCCGCTACATGCGGGGACTTATGAAGTGCCTAAAAATGCCAGCTTTAAACAGCTAATGGATGCCTTCAAAAAAGGCCAAAAAGTAGACATGGTTTCAATCCAAATTATTGAGGGTAAAACTGCTGCTGATTTATATAAAGTCATTGCCAATAGTGACGGGGTTGTCTTAGAAGTCCTAGAATCTAATGGTAAGCCTAAAGCCAACTTTAAACAGCTGTTGGGTATTGATGCGTTTACCCCAGAAGGACAGTTCTCTAGCAACTTAGAGGGTTGGTTTACCCCAGATACCTATCACTATGCTCGAGGGGTAACGGACAAGCAGATTTTGACAGATCTTTATAAACGTCAACAGCAAGCATTGGATGAAGCTTGGGAGAAACGTGATTCAGATCTGCCTTATAAGACGCCTTATGACGCATTAATCATGGCCTCTATTATCGAGAAAGAAACCAGCATAGCAAGTGAGCGCGAACTGGTATCTGCGGTTTTCGTCAACCGTCTTAATCAGGGCATGCGTCTGCAGACAGATCCCACCATTATTTATGGCATGGGCGAGCGTTATGATGGCAATATTCGCCGTACAGACATTAATGAAAAGACGGCTTATAACACCTATCAAATCGATGGCCTACCACCAACGCCGATTGCGCTGCCTTCTACTGCTTCTATCGAAGCCGCTATGCATCCTGCCAATAGCGATGTGATGTATTTTGTAGCGACTGGTAATGGGGGCCACAAGTTCACTAAGACGCTGGCTGAGCACAATCAAGCCGTAAAAGAGTATCTACAAGTGATGCGTGATAAGAAAAACAGTCAATAA
- a CDS encoding YjbH domain-containing protein — translation MKRKLCAPPHFNYKHLVLALSSCLTLSINANAQNQTQSLTTTLDNSSEAVESVISTSNHSRMLTGPAGQRMGGWLSQELNNHQNSGFKPNSKSDFKPAYEPAMAWQSSAEVAPQRKQQTTLIADLDHLLKSKSSIKNNLLPLKQWLQSLSATGRVLLPKQDPRYLEANPSIEPVLRTGDTVLLHANPNTVTVLFDDTQACRVLYEAGTKAQNYIDDCLTTLNKQTQADDAYLILPDGTIQYITLAKWNAQSQMPPISGSWLWVPDATTGWPKDLAQDIAKFIATQGQDLPLPFGQNENPISLTVSQPETSRDLPISSSDWGVVGLLQTPTARMHDQGTLVTHISHVDPYTQYNLLLQPFNRLETTVRYSNIDGVSYGPVSPKQDLKDKSLDVKLKLLKEDRWLPELAVGWRDMAGTSLFAGEYLVANKRYGDFDFSLGMGWGYLGARGNIDNPLGAIDDRFDERIVDKGGEGGELSAKSWFTGPTSLFGGIQWQTPYDPLTLKIEYDGNDYQSEPYSDKNLNTKDFPVNIGATWQDLDRGIAVSAGYERGDTLMLGLTLQGDLSKLGRIKPKAYQVKNIQKLPATQYSNLSYQINLGQGNSDTYTNPAIINAFSQATGWKATDLSITQGNVILNVEDYGGAFIKERLQQGMEVLRQVLPADTNFIQIQVSRYGEPVGVFNIDPDTWSQQYLQLPPPSQRIDHPLTITTAVPTYPALNTQVVSHTELPKGSIRFTPSLQQSIGGPDGYLFGIFANANADYKLWTGSWVDGTAQVRVVDNYDNYSYVADSNLPRVRTNFGEYMTTSRILMPNLQWNQFKSFGNNLYGLAYAGYLDPMFAGVGGEILYRKPNQPWAVGVDLNHVRQRDFDQHFGLQDYEATTGNVSVYWDTPWYDVDMKVSAGQYLAGDKGATLDLSRQFNNGVKMGGWITKTDVTSEEFGEGSLDKGIYVSLPLDTLFSQWSSSSATLVYQPLIRDGGAKLYRKNELIDLTSPLDKSALDIKNPLAR, via the coding sequence ATGAAGCGTAAATTATGTGCTCCTCCCCACTTTAATTACAAACATTTAGTTCTGGCTTTATCTTCCTGTCTCACTCTATCCATTAATGCTAATGCGCAAAATCAAACCCAGTCGCTGACCACAACTTTAGATAACTCATCTGAGGCTGTAGAGTCAGTTATCAGTACCTCTAATCATTCAAGAATGCTGACCGGTCCTGCAGGCCAGCGAATGGGCGGTTGGTTGTCACAAGAGTTGAATAATCATCAAAATAGTGGCTTTAAACCTAACTCTAAATCTGACTTTAAACCTGCCTATGAACCTGCCATGGCCTGGCAATCGAGCGCTGAAGTAGCACCGCAGCGGAAACAGCAAACAACCCTTATTGCCGATTTAGATCATCTTTTAAAAAGTAAGTCGTCAATAAAAAATAACTTATTACCCCTAAAGCAGTGGTTGCAGTCCCTATCAGCTACAGGGCGTGTGCTGCTTCCTAAGCAGGACCCTCGCTATTTAGAAGCCAACCCAAGTATTGAACCTGTTTTACGTACTGGGGATACTGTTCTTCTCCATGCCAATCCAAACACAGTGACCGTATTATTCGATGACACACAAGCGTGCCGAGTTCTTTATGAAGCGGGTACAAAAGCCCAGAACTATATCGACGATTGCCTAACCACTTTAAACAAACAGACGCAAGCCGATGATGCTTATCTGATTTTACCAGATGGCACTATACAATACATTACCTTAGCAAAGTGGAATGCCCAAAGCCAGATGCCGCCTATTTCAGGGTCGTGGCTATGGGTACCTGATGCTACCACTGGTTGGCCAAAAGATTTGGCCCAAGATATTGCTAAATTTATAGCCACTCAAGGCCAAGATTTGCCATTACCATTTGGGCAAAATGAGAATCCTATTAGTCTTACCGTTAGCCAACCTGAAACGTCCAGAGATCTACCTATTAGCTCAAGCGACTGGGGTGTCGTTGGTTTATTACAAACCCCTACCGCAAGGATGCATGACCAAGGCACCTTAGTAACTCATATATCTCACGTCGATCCCTATACTCAATACAATCTTCTTTTGCAGCCATTTAATAGGCTTGAAACCACCGTACGCTATAGCAATATTGATGGGGTATCTTATGGTCCTGTCAGCCCCAAGCAAGATTTAAAAGACAAGTCATTAGATGTTAAATTGAAGTTATTAAAAGAGGACCGCTGGTTGCCTGAATTAGCTGTTGGCTGGCGAGATATGGCAGGTACTAGCTTATTCGCTGGTGAGTACCTAGTCGCTAACAAACGTTACGGCGACTTTGACTTTAGCTTGGGTATGGGTTGGGGCTATTTAGGCGCTCGAGGTAATATTGATAATCCTCTAGGCGCTATTGATGATCGCTTTGATGAGCGAATTGTGGATAAGGGAGGCGAAGGTGGAGAATTGAGTGCGAAATCTTGGTTTACTGGCCCAACCTCATTATTCGGTGGAATACAATGGCAGACTCCTTATGATCCGCTTACACTCAAAATTGAGTATGATGGCAATGATTATCAGTCTGAACCTTATTCTGATAAAAACCTGAATACCAAGGACTTTCCAGTCAATATTGGGGCGACCTGGCAAGATTTAGACCGTGGTATCGCTGTTAGCGCAGGCTATGAGCGTGGTGATACTCTTATGCTTGGCCTAACCTTGCAAGGAGATTTATCCAAGCTTGGCCGCATTAAACCCAAAGCCTATCAAGTCAAAAATATACAAAAGCTTCCAGCCACTCAATACTCTAATCTTAGTTATCAAATCAATTTAGGCCAAGGCAATTCAGACACTTATACTAATCCGGCCATAATCAATGCCTTCTCTCAAGCTACTGGATGGAAGGCCACAGACCTGTCAATCACTCAGGGCAATGTTATATTAAACGTTGAAGACTATGGTGGCGCCTTTATCAAGGAAAGACTGCAGCAAGGTATGGAAGTACTACGTCAAGTCTTGCCAGCGGACACTAATTTTATTCAAATACAAGTGTCTCGTTATGGAGAGCCTGTAGGTGTATTCAATATCGATCCAGACACGTGGTCTCAGCAATATTTACAGCTTCCGCCTCCCTCACAGCGTATTGATCACCCACTGACCATTACCACAGCGGTACCTACCTATCCCGCTTTAAATACTCAAGTAGTGTCTCATACTGAATTGCCAAAAGGGTCTATTCGATTTACACCCAGTTTGCAGCAAAGTATTGGGGGTCCTGACGGCTATCTATTTGGTATTTTTGCGAATGCAAATGCAGATTACAAACTTTGGACAGGCTCATGGGTAGATGGCACAGCACAAGTGCGTGTGGTAGACAACTACGATAATTACTCGTATGTAGCAGACAGCAATTTACCTCGGGTTAGAACTAATTTTGGCGAGTATATGACCACCTCCAGAATCCTCATGCCGAACCTTCAGTGGAACCAATTTAAATCATTTGGTAATAACTTATATGGCTTAGCATACGCAGGATACCTCGACCCTATGTTTGCCGGTGTTGGTGGTGAAATTCTATATCGTAAGCCTAATCAGCCTTGGGCCGTGGGCGTCGATTTAAATCATGTGCGTCAACGTGATTTCGACCAGCATTTTGGGTTGCAAGATTATGAAGCCACTACGGGTAATGTTAGTGTCTATTGGGACACCCCTTGGTATGATGTCGATATGAAGGTATCCGCCGGTCAGTATTTAGCGGGGGATAAAGGCGCCACATTAGACTTGTCTCGTCAGTTTAATAATGGCGTAAAAATGGGTGGCTGGATTACCAAGACTGATGTCACCTCTGAAGAGTTTGGGGAAGGTAGTTTAGACAAAGGCATTTACGTATCCCTCCCATTAGACACTCTATTTAGTCAATGGTCATCGAGTTCAGCGACATTGGTATATCAGCCTCTAATTCGTGATGGTGGTGCGAAACTTTATCGAAAGAATGAGCTAATAGACTTAACCTCTCCACTAGACAAGTCAGCATTGGATATCAAAAATCCTTTAGCTCGCTAG
- a CDS encoding cation:proton antiporter produces MDTALLLSGVVGLGIAAQWLAWYLKQPSILFLLLIGIFIGPIMNYFDPDAVIGDLLFPFISLGVAIILFEGSLTLEFEEIKQHGKVVQMLVSVGVVITIAIVALSTYLLFDVDPLIALLFGSLVCVTGPTVIMPLLRSVRPNKTISNILKWEGIIIDPVGAIAVVLVYEYIISGGEANSIFLFAEIVIIATAIGMFGAFVLANLIKRHMIPEFLHNVFTLAFVLLLFSISNHLEHESGLLAVTVMGVALANWKGFPREQILEFNESLTVLLISVLFIVLAARVELDSLLSVGFQGLVLLAIVMFIARPLSVWVSSMGSNLKTSEKMMISWIGPRGIVAAAISSLFAIRLQEYDIQGVELLVPLVFMVIIGTVLIQGLGAKMVGNLLGVREPASNGVLIVGSNPVALKVAEALQEQGFDVLVAHNNYTNISKARMSGLRTYFGNPISDHADRHLDLIGIGHLFAMSTDKEMNTLSELHYRHEFGEQKIYRLKFAEDKTKTERESKRSSFNSRWLFGKDVTYTKMASMLSKKARVKITNITDSYSYNQYRADNKQFVPLFTIDKEGHLHVITDSFENEIPRDHKLVALVIEDEVQPKPVDVTEKQNQARALADLQFKSTSKSPEKRKEKTLSDDVRDPMYAPNAKGSNEVKANNEMKESVFDTELLSDKASDTLPSTHSVPVTPLEATLATKLEKKLQKQTEIVQENAKPTKSSASRKSLQSQDNGNSQAPRQANGSLDPERLPDTQARKDSAEHKNA; encoded by the coding sequence ATGGATACCGCCTTATTATTATCTGGCGTGGTTGGGTTAGGCATTGCAGCGCAATGGCTGGCTTGGTATTTAAAACAGCCGTCAATTTTGTTTTTACTTCTAATTGGTATTTTTATTGGCCCAATAATGAATTATTTTGACCCAGATGCGGTCATTGGTGATTTGTTATTCCCATTTATCTCTTTGGGCGTGGCGATTATTTTATTTGAAGGCTCGCTGACTTTAGAGTTTGAGGAAATTAAGCAGCACGGTAAAGTAGTTCAGATGCTGGTATCGGTAGGCGTGGTAATTACCATTGCTATAGTCGCCCTGTCCACTTACTTGCTGTTTGACGTTGACCCACTCATTGCCTTACTTTTCGGGTCCTTGGTCTGTGTGACCGGCCCTACAGTTATCATGCCGTTACTGCGCAGTGTGCGCCCCAATAAGACCATCTCCAACATCTTAAAGTGGGAAGGTATTATCATCGACCCCGTGGGCGCTATCGCTGTGGTATTGGTGTACGAGTATATTATTTCAGGCGGCGAAGCCAACAGCATTTTCTTGTTTGCTGAAATCGTCATTATTGCCACTGCCATTGGTATGTTTGGTGCTTTTGTGTTGGCCAATCTTATCAAGCGCCACATGATTCCTGAATTCTTACACAACGTTTTTACCTTAGCCTTTGTGCTATTACTGTTCTCAATATCCAACCATTTAGAGCACGAATCGGGTCTCTTGGCTGTGACCGTGATGGGCGTCGCCTTAGCCAACTGGAAAGGCTTCCCACGCGAGCAAATTCTTGAATTTAATGAGTCACTAACTGTCTTATTAATTTCAGTACTGTTTATTGTTTTGGCCGCACGCGTTGAGCTAGACAGCTTATTAAGCGTTGGTTTCCAAGGTCTAGTGCTCTTAGCTATCGTAATGTTCATCGCCCGTCCACTTTCGGTTTGGGTTTCTTCGATGGGATCAAATTTAAAGACCTCTGAGAAGATGATGATCAGCTGGATTGGCCCTCGCGGTATCGTCGCCGCCGCCATTTCATCTCTATTTGCCATTCGTCTTCAAGAATATGATATTCAGGGGGTAGAGCTATTAGTACCTCTAGTATTTATGGTTATTATTGGCACAGTGTTGATTCAAGGTCTAGGGGCCAAAATGGTGGGCAACCTGTTGGGTGTGCGTGAGCCTGCCAGTAACGGGGTATTAATTGTTGGCTCAAATCCTGTGGCACTGAAAGTAGCAGAAGCGCTTCAAGAGCAAGGCTTCGATGTGTTAGTGGCGCATAACAACTATACCAATATCTCCAAAGCGCGTATGTCTGGGCTGCGCACTTACTTTGGTAACCCTATCTCTGACCATGCCGACCGTCATCTAGATTTAATCGGAATTGGCCATCTATTTGCCATGAGCACCGATAAAGAAATGAACACGTTGTCAGAGCTTCACTATCGTCATGAATTTGGTGAACAGAAAATTTACCGTTTAAAATTCGCTGAAGATAAAACCAAGACTGAAAGAGAAAGCAAACGTTCTAGCTTTAATTCTCGCTGGCTGTTTGGGAAAGATGTCACCTATACCAAAATGGCCAGTATGCTGTCTAAAAAGGCCCGAGTGAAGATTACCAATATTACTGACAGCTATAGCTACAATCAGTATCGTGCCGATAATAAGCAATTTGTGCCGCTATTTACTATTGATAAAGAAGGCCATTTGCATGTGATTACCGACAGTTTTGAAAACGAGATTCCTCGTGACCATAAGCTGGTTGCTTTGGTAATTGAAGATGAAGTGCAACCCAAACCAGTGGACGTCACTGAAAAACAGAATCAGGCCCGTGCCTTAGCGGACTTACAATTTAAGTCCACTTCTAAGAGCCCAGAGAAGCGCAAAGAAAAGACCTTAAGTGATGATGTACGTGATCCTATGTATGCCCCTAATGCTAAAGGTAGCAATGAGGTTAAAGCTAACAATGAGATGAAAGAAAGTGTTTTTGATACCGAGCTACTTTCTGACAAGGCAAGTGACACTCTTCCCTCTACTCATTCAGTCCCTGTTACGCCTTTAGAAGCCACTTTGGCAACTAAGCTTGAGAAAAAGCTACAGAAGCAAACTGAAATTGTTCAGGAAAACGCTAAGCCTACCAAATCCTCAGCATCGAGAAAGTCACTCCAGTCGCAAGACAATGGTAACTCACAAGCCCCTCGACAGGCCAACGGCTCGTTAGATCCTGAACGTCTTCCTGATACTCAGGCCCGTAAAGACAGTGCGGAACACAAGAATGCTTAG
- the tmk gene encoding dTMP kinase has translation MLQTVNQAKFVSFEGTEGVGKTTAIEGLCQRLEAEDIDYVRTREPGGSPFAEQLRALLLDPCTEITDDTELLLMFAARSDHLAQVILPALTAGKWVICDRFIDSTVAYQGYGRASGDSEMRQKIDSLIAQFVPRLPDITLWLDLPIEEGMQRAGKRSAADRFEQQQMAFFERVYQGFNEQYLAQPQRIHRIDARGDAATVAQRIWQVVNEHR, from the coding sequence ATGTTGCAGACAGTCAATCAAGCTAAGTTTGTGAGCTTTGAGGGGACCGAGGGTGTGGGCAAGACCACCGCCATTGAAGGTCTATGTCAGCGCTTAGAGGCTGAAGACATCGACTATGTACGCACCCGTGAACCGGGTGGCAGTCCTTTTGCAGAGCAGCTACGGGCACTGCTGCTAGATCCCTGTACCGAGATCACGGATGATACCGAGCTGCTACTGATGTTCGCTGCCCGTAGCGATCATTTAGCACAGGTGATATTACCCGCATTGACTGCTGGAAAATGGGTGATATGCGATCGGTTTATAGATTCTACGGTGGCTTATCAAGGCTATGGTCGAGCCTCTGGTGATTCAGAGATGCGGCAAAAAATTGACAGTTTAATCGCTCAGTTTGTGCCCCGTCTGCCTGACATTACCTTATGGCTAGACTTACCTATAGAAGAAGGCATGCAGCGTGCTGGTAAGCGCAGTGCGGCTGATCGCTTTGAGCAACAGCAGATGGCCTTTTTTGAAAGAGTCTATCAGGGTTTTAACGAGCAGTATTTGGCACAGCCGCAGCGAATCCATAGGATTGATGCTCGTGGCGATGCTGCTACTGTGGCTCAACGTATTTGGCAAGTGGTTAATGAGCATCGTTAA
- a CDS encoding DpnD/PcfM family protein, with protein sequence MKGLLEELMSETPKTYCVEVTETLSKLVKISASSEEQALSLVKQAYRQESIVLTSEDYLQTNFLLNGAKDN encoded by the coding sequence ATGAAAGGATTGTTAGAAGAATTGATGAGCGAAACACCCAAGACTTACTGTGTAGAAGTGACAGAGACCTTGTCAAAGTTGGTAAAGATTAGTGCAAGTAGTGAGGAGCAAGCCTTATCGTTGGTCAAACAGGCATATCGGCAAGAAAGTATAGTCTTAACTAGCGAGGATTATCTTCAAACAAACTTCTTATTGAACGG